GTCAGGCCAACCGCCACGCCGTAATGCATCCAGGAGGTTCCCCGGGTCGTGCGCCGTCTGGTCATGGTAGATTTCACTATCCGTTCTCTGCGCCCGTTCTCCAGCTGGCCGATCCTTGCCATAACATCCCCGGTCAAATCAGGGAAGTCATGCGGCAACACGGGCTCCTGTCCGTTAAAATCAAGCCCGGCTTCCATCTCGCTCCACATCGCCGCAAGCCCGCGTGCCTCCTCCAGCCATTCCGCGCAGCCGGGACAGGTCAGGGTATGCAGATAGATGGCCTGCTGGGCCTCTGGTGACAACTGTCCATCTATATAATGCGGCATCCATTCTTTTACTGTTGAACAATTCATCGCCATTCCTCCCCGCTTTTGCGCATCATCTGTCTGGCCCGATAGAGCTGCGATTCAACCGTTTTAACCGAAATTCCTTTTTGCTCCGCGATCTCCTGATACGAGTGTCGCTGAAAATAGTACAGCTGCACAACCGACCGGTACGGTTCCGCCAGACTATTCAGGTTCTCACCCAGCTCACGGGAAGCCTCCTTGCGAAGCACTGCTTGTTCAGGTGTCTGTGAAGTCACCCAGTCATTCTCTGTGTAATCTGCTGCACTCCGGTGCCGCCATTCCCGGTCATTGGCCCGTTTCCAGTCCAGGCAGGTGCGGTAAGCAATCCGGTACAGCCAGGTGGAGAAGGAAGACTGTCCTCTGAAGGTGGGAAGGGCTTTATAGGCTTTGATGAAGACTTCCTGAGCCATATCCTTGGCTGACTCGGCTTCTCCTGTAATTTTGATGCATACGCTATATACCATGCCTTGATAACGGGTCACCAGATTCCCGAAGGTCTGATGCTCCCCGCTTAGCACAGCATTGATCCACTCCGTCTCTTCCAAGTCTTTCTTCCCTCCTTCAGCTACATATCGTTAGACGCCTGGCTTTAAGGTTCCCCTGCAGGTTTTTTAAATTATTTTAGAATAGCAGCATTTCTATTCAAAAATCAGACACAAGCGCAAGCATAGAGGGAGGATAACCCACTTTGTTGTCGAATTTATCCTTAAACAGCCTATGACAAGACAACATTCTTTAATGAAGTGGTGGGATAGATATGATTCAGGCCTTGCTGGTAGATGATGAACGGCTTGCTCTTATGAAGCTGAAAATGATGCTGGAAGAACTGACAACTATAAATGTAATCGCTGCTTATACGGATCCCTCCGAGGCGGTCAATGCAGCTCCGCTGCTACGCCCTGATGTGATTTTCCTCGACATTGATATGCCTGAGATGAATGGCGTCCAGGCTGCGGAGGCCATGCAAAGGCTGTGCCCGCAGGCAAGCATCGTATTTGTGACTGCCCATAACAGCTACGCCATCGAGGCGTTCGAGCTATATGCGCTCGACTATGTTCTTAAGCCCGTACAGCGGGGCCGGCTGCTGAAGACCATTGAGCGGCTGGAGGAGCGTGTCAGCCAGGCACAGGAGGATTCGCGTAAGCCTGCGCAGACGGTCATGATCCGCAGCTTCCAGTCCTTAAGATTCGAACTGGGTGGCCAGCCGCTGCCCAATATCCGCTGGCGCACCACCAAGGCACAGGAATTATTCGCTTATTTATTTCACAACCGCAACCGGTTCGTAAGCAAAGATACCTTAACCGATCTGCTGTGGCCCGATTTCAATCTTAAGAAAGCCTCCACTCATCTTTATACAACGATTTATCAGGTTCGGCAATGCCTGAAGCAGGCAGAGATTGATCTGCAGATCAGCAATGCCAGCGGGGGGGAAGGCTACACCCTGGAGACCGGAAGCCTGCTGATAGACAGCTACGAATGGGAGAAGGGTATTCTGACTCAAGATGCCATCAATAAGGACAACTATGAGGAGCATCAGCGGTTGTTCGACTTCTATTCGGGCGACTATCTGAGCGATTACGATTACCTCTGGGCTGAAGGAGAACGGCAGCGTCTGCGGACCATCTGGCTGCATCACGCAATGACTATCGCCGAATTCTATGTCAGCAGCGGCCGGATACCGGAAGCGGTAACCGTGTACCAGAGAGTGGTGCAGCTCCAGCCTTATTTTGAACAGGGGCATCTCGGGCTGATGAAGGTCTACGACAGCATTGGGGAACGTTCAGCGGTAGAGGAGCAATATCATACTCTGACGGCATTACTGAAGCGGGAGCTCGGCGTGAAGCCGCCAGCGAGTATTAAGCGCTGGTATGAGGAATGGAAGCATCTTAACCTCAGAAGTATGTGATTCTCCGTAAATAGAAACGGCAATGCTGACCATTCAGGGACGGCATTATTTCAGCGACTTTATATTTGTTATACCAAAGACACCCGCAGCCTGCTGCGGGTGTCTTTGTCTATACTGCCATATTAGCTGTTAATGCCTGATCAGTTGTACTCTCCTACATTTTCTTGCGGGCATTGAATCTTCTGGACAGTACAAATCCCAGAATAATCAATCCGCCGCCAGTCAGATACAGCGGGAGAGGACTTTCTTCTCCGGTCTGTGGAAGTTTGCCGGGAAGTCCGCTGTTGTTGCCTTTGTCAGTTGGTTCAGTAACCGTGCCCTTAGGCACTTCATCAACACCAACCTCAATTGTAATCTCTTCCTCATTGCCGTCTTCATCCGTAACGACAATTGTGAATTTATCCTTGCCGGTGTAGCCTGGATCTGGTGTATACGTCCATTTGCCATCCGGTGTAATAGTTACCGTACCATGCGCCGGCTCTTCGCCGATGCTAGGGATACCTCCCAGCGGAATCTCGCCGTCGATAGGCACTTCCTCAATCGTAGTCACCTGTGTGGCTTGCGGCGTTGGAGTGCTAACCGTTCCAGGCTGCTCCGGTGTTACTGCTGGCGTCACCTGTGGTGTTGCTGTTACTCCTGGCGTACTTGATGCAGCCGGAGTTGCCGTTGGTGCTGGCGTCACCGATGGTGTCGGCGTTGGTGTACCGATAACTCCAGGAATGCTTGATGGTACAGGTGTCGGTGTATAATACACCGGCGGTGATGTTGGCACTGGTGTTGCTGTTGGTTCTGTAACTGGCTTCGGTGTTGCTGTTGGTGTCACCGGCGTTGGTGTCGGTGTCGATTCTGCCGGCGGTGTGGTTACCTTTTGGTTAGTAATCGGCAACAGCACTTTTTGCACACCGGAATCAATTGTCACAGGATGCTCTGTTACGCTCAGAACATAACCTTCCGGAGCTGTAATTTCCTTCAGAATATAATTTCCCAGCTTCAGCGATGTGAATACCAGTTCACCATTTGCATCTGTTTTTCCGCTGACCACCAATTTTTTGGCGGAATCATACAGTCCGAACTCTGCTCCTGCAAGCTTCTTGTTCGTATCCTCACCAGCAACCTTCGTTACTTTGAGCGAACCAAGGATTTCAACCGGAATCAGTTTGTTCGTAATTGGCGCAAGTACCTTCTGTACGCCGGAATTGATTGTTACAGTCTGCTCTGTTGCATTCAGAACATAACCGGCAGGGGCAGTAAGCTCCTTCAGGGTGTAGGTTCCGAGCTTCAGCGATTTGAATTCCAATACGCCGTCAGCGTCTGTTTTACCACTTGCCACTAATTTCTTAGCGGAATCATACAGCGCGAACTCTGCACCCTCCAGCTTCTTGCTGGTATCCTGCTCAGCCACCTTAGTCAGCTTGAGTGAACCAAAGACTTCGGCTGGAATCTGTTTGTTCGTGATTGGGGCCAATATCTTTTGTACACCGGAGTCAATCGTTACGGTATGCTCTGTCTCATCCAGCACATAACCAACCGGAGCAGTAAGCTCCTTCAGGGTATACGTTCCGAGCTTCAGCGATTTGAACTCCAATACGCCGTCAGCGTCTGTTTTTCCGCTTGTCACAAGCTTCTTGGTGGAATCATACAATCCGAATTCTGCGTCTTTCAGCTTCTTGCCCGCATCCTCCTGCGCAATCTTAGTGATCTTCAGTGAGCCGAAGACTTCGGCAGGAATCAGTGCGTTAGTCACGGTAACTTTTTTCTCTTGTGATGGATCAATGGTCACATTAATCACTTTAGAATCCAGGACATAACCGGCAGGGGCTGTTTTCTCTTTCAGGGTATACTCCCCGCCCTTAAGCTTGGTGAACTCCAGTTCACCCTTGGCATCGGTTGTTTTCGTTCCTACCAGTGCACCCTGGGAGTTAAACAATTCGAATACTGCACCTTCCAGCTTCTTGGAGGAATCATTCACATCCATCTTGGTCAGCTTGAGTGAACCGAAGAAATCATTCTTGACGGTTAGCTGCACCGCCGTGGACGAATTAATCGTCACCTTAATCTCAGAGCTGTCCAGTGAATAGCCAACCGGCGCTTTGGTTTCTTTCAGTACATATTTACCAGCCTTAAGATTTGTAAAAGTCAGGGTTCCGTCTTCTGCAGAAGTCTGTTTTTGAGTCTCCTTCAGTTCAGTTCCAATTATCCGTGAGAGTGCGAACTCAGCGCCTTTAAGTTTTTCATCACCGGCCTGATTGGTTTTGGTAACTATTAGCGAGCCTTTTACACCACTACCTGTACCGGATGTATCTACAATTTGAATGCTCTTGTCAGAAGTAACAGGTTTTGTAATCTGACTTACACCGTCACCGCTAAACGAGATTTCATTTTTCAGCTGTACATTATTTCCTGCCTCAGTTACAACCGTCTGATAAGTCAGAATATATGGTTTGCTGATTGTGTTCAGGAAGACAAGCTCGAAGCTTTCTTTACCGTCTGTGCCGGTTTTGAAGGTAAGGGTGTAATCAACATCCTTCTTCAATTCATAACCTTGGTTTCCTGCATTCCCCTGCTGATCGACAGTTGTCTCAAAGAGATGGAAGCTGTCCGGCAAAAGCACCTGATTTGCGCTAGGTTTATCTACCAGTTTAACATTTTTGACAACGGACTGGTTCGCGTTGATGACCACTTTCCAGTTCAGAAGAGTCTGATCATTGTTATCTTGGGTAAAGCCTTTGGCTACATATTGTCCGCCCTTAGGAATGGTTACTGTGACTTCCAGAGGCTCTGATACAGCCTTGTTGTCCTTATCGTACAAGGTAGCTGTATTCTTAACCTGTTCTTTATTTACATCACTGCCAATGAATTCTGTACTAAAGACTACATAGAATGCATAATCCACCGGGTCTTTGAATTTGACTGTCAGCTTCGTGTCGGTAACATTAAGCGTGTATTCGGAAGCGTCTATCACAGCCCCCTTCGTATGTTCCCCGTCTTTTCCATAGTTCATCTTGTAAACTACTGCAGTTACGCTAGTTGCTTTCTGGCCTTCAGGAATTGTATCTACTAGCGTAGCCCCTGCTGCCAGTACACGTTTATTATAGTTAGCCCCAACTGTCCAGGTAAGCTGCTTGGTATTTACATCGTATACACCAGTCTTCTTACCGTTGTTTTTGACTTCATCCCGCGGATTAAAGGTTGCATCACCCTTAATGGTGTGATCCTTGTCGTTAGCATCCTTCCAATCGAGCTGTGCGGTGTTCTTGAAGCTGGTTGCACCACTCTGCAATTTGTAATAGTCAAAACTGGTCGAATACGTCACCGTAAACGGCTTATCAATAGCCTTCGAGAATGTGATGGTGAATCCGGCGCCTTGGGCATAATCCGTTCCGTTAGGTGTAATCGTATAATCTGAGCTGTTTATAGCTGGTGTCGAGGTAATTGTGATTGGCTCGATTAATTTCAACCCGCCATTATCAAAAGTATCCTTCAATACCAGATTCTTCATCACTTTAGAATCTTTGTTTACCTCGATGGTCCATTTTACTGTCTTGTTCAAATAGTCTACATCAGCGACTTTTTTCTCCACGATGCGCTGGTTAATATCACGTGTAGCCCATTTGGTCTCGCCGTTGTAGGTCACATCATTGCGGATGGTTTCCGTATATCCGTATACACGATCTTTGACTTTGGTTTTATATTTAATTTTATATGCAGTATTGATATCGTTGTTAAATTGCAGTTTGAAACCCGTCTTGCCCGTTTTGTCGGTCAAAGGCGAGGTTAGAGTATAATCGGGTCCTTCATTGATAGGAGTCCCGCTTCCTACTTCTTTTCCGTCTTGATCCAATTGAATTTTGTATACGACTAATGAACCTTCAACTAATTTTTGGGAATCATTAAAATAATCCAGCAACACCGCATTAGCGGATGTAATGGTCTGTTCATTATAGTTGAACTGGATCTCCCAAGGAATGGTCTCATCCGCAGGATCAAAATTCCCCGCAGTCTTCTTCAGCGGAAGTCCGCGCACAATATCAACCGTCTTGGAAGAACTCTTATCGATTCCTTCACCAGTAAGCTTAGCGGTATTGGTGAAACTTTTAACCGCTGTATCTGTAATCTTCGTCGAAAATTTCACACGATACGCATCTGTAATGGTGTTTGTGAACTTCAGGTTCAAGCTGCTTGCCGTACTTCCTGAAGCATCATATTGATCCGAACTGATCTTCCCTTGTTGCGATGTATTCCCTTGGACATCCACTGCAAGCTTATAGACCTCAATTGAACTTAGGTCAAGCTCCAGTCCTGCCAGAAGAGAGTCCGTAACGACCGCTTTATATACTTCATCCTGCACAGTATTTACATCAACGGTCCAGAGAATGCTGGACGGATTGTATTTTTGCGGCTGTGGAATTCCGTCCTTGGTAATGCTGGTGCCGCCCTTAGGATGGACTTTAATAACAATCGTATTATTCAGGTTCCCGGCAATCGGGAATAACAGCTCCTGAGTCGTAGTTCCAGTGACTTTGGTGGAGCTAAGTTTGGACGTCACATTAAAAGTACCGCCTACATTAAACAAGCCTTCGATTTCACTATTAAATGTAAGCACCACTTTGTTATCTGTGCCTACCGCATAGGTCCCGATACTGCCTGACTCCACTCCATCGTAGAGTAATTTACCCGAGTAATTTTTATCGATGGCTAACTGGGAAGGCAACTGATATACGAATGTATCTCCACCCTTGTAGCCATGTGCCCCAGTATCAGGGTCCGTTACTGGAAGCTTGAAGGTCAAGCCTACTTTAACCTCCGAATCAAGCTTATAGACACTATCCGTGACCTGTGTGCCATTCTCATACACGGCCATCGTAACACTGGTGATGATACTGTCCGTCCCATCTGCCTTAACCTTGGTCATGAACCCGAAACCGTTGGCAAACTGTGTAATGAGCATTACAACAACCAACCAGGCGCCTATCGTCTTTTTCTTCATATCACTATAACCTCTCTCTCTTTCTGCAAAATGATTGTTCCAGCGTCGCAAATACCGTTCCCGCCTGCTTCTTCCTGATCGTCCCCCTGTCACTAGTATGTATGTGGGCCTTCAATTTCGCTTTTACTGTACTTTCGTAACTTTACTTCCCGCCTCTGAACAATTTCTGAACAGATTATGAGATAAATTATAGATAATTAAAATATTAAATAATTTTATCGGCAAAAAAGTGGTTTCAAACGCAGAATATGAGGAATCAGCCTTTGTTTGTGAACTTTTTTTCACTTTTCCGACCCATCTTGTTCATTCTTTTTATACAAAAACTTGTTTCAAATCCTCTCCGGCTGGATTCTAAACCGGCATACGCTACGCAAAAAAAATTTCAGCATATTTTTGAGCAAAAAAAAGAAGCCTCCCCGGATAAATGAACTGGTCCGGTGAAGCTTCTTTTAAAGAGTTGAATTAGAGATTGGCATGCTCACGCTTGGTGTAGGTCTTGCGCTTCTCAATCAGCTTGTTCAGTGCATCCAAGTAGGCTCTGGCACTCGCTTCCAGAATATCGGTGCTAAGTCCGCGGCCCTGTGCAGCCACCTCGCCTTGCGAGAGCACGACATGTACCTCACCCTGAGCATCCTTACCTCTGCTGACGGCTTTGATCGAGTAATCGCCGAGTGTAACTTCTTCCCCTGTAGCCTGGTCAATGGCATTGTAGATCGCGTCTACCGACCCGTTGCCTTCGGCAACCGCCACAATTGGCTGCGGGTCCTGGCCGTGAATGATTACCTTGGCGGTTGGAGTTGCCTCATTGCCATACGTAACATAGATCGTCTGCAGGCTGAAGGTCTCCGGTGTATCGATCAGCTTCTCTTCCAGAAGCGCAAGGATATCCTCGTCCGAGACTTCTTTTTTCTTATCTGCGAGATCCTTGAACTTGGCAAAAGCGGCATTGACCTCTTCCTCGGAAATGTCATAGCCCAGATCACTCAGCTTATCGCGGAAAGCGTGACGGCCCGAATGCTTGCCGAGCACCAGCTTGCTTTCTTTAAGGCCGATCGTTTCCGGTGTCATAATCTCGTAGGTCGTCTTCTCCTTCAGCATACCGTCCTGATGAATCCCGGATTCATGAGCGAAGGCATTCGCACCGACAATCGCCTTGTTGCCCGGCACAACCATCCCTGTCAGCTTGCTGACGAGACGGCTGGTACGGGAGATTTCAGACAGCACCAGAGAGGTCTTGGCACCGAAATACTCACTGCGGGTCTCCAGCGCCAGAGCCACCTCTTCAATCGCTGTATTGCCGGCACGTTCCCCGATTCCGTTGATCGTACCCTCAATCTGGTCTGCACCATTCTGAATGGCAGCGAGGGTATTGGCCGTAGCCATCCCCAGATCATTATGACAATGGGCGCTAAGCTGTACCCGGTCGATATCCGGTACTGTGTCCTTCAGGAACTTGAAGATGGCCCCGTATTCCGCCGGATTCAGGTACCCGACCGTATCTGGAATATTCACCACGTTCGCACCCTCGCGGATCGCCATCGCCACCATTTCAGCCATGAAATCACGCTCGGTACGGCCGGCGTCCTCCAGGGAGAATTCCAGCTTGGGAAAATACTTCTTGGCATAGCGGATCGCCGCTTGAGCCGTTTCCAGCACCTGCGACTTCTCCATGCGCAGCTTATGCTGACGGTGTATCGGCGAGGTTGCCAGGAAAATATGAATGCAAGGGTCCTGTGCCCCCTGCAGCGCTTCCTTGACCGCATCAATATCGCTCTCTCTGGAACGGGACAGACCGATTACAGTGACATTCTTAACCGCTCTGGCCACTGCGTTCACCGCAGCCAGATCTCCCGGCGAAGCGGCAGGAAAACCTGCCTCCATCCGGTCAATTCCCAGCTTCTCCAGCTGATAAGCGATTTCTACCTTCTCACGCGTATTGAGGTTCACACCCGGCGACTGCTCCCCGTCACGCAGCGTCGTGTCGAACACATAAATTTTCCGCATGCTGAGCACCTCCTGAAGATTGTCCATAAACCCTCAAATGCGGCCCGCAAAATTACGGCCGCATCTGAGGGTTACCTATGGTTCATTGCAATTGTAAGTATATGACCTATTTCTTAATCCAGTGCATCATTTCACGCAGCTGGCTGCCGACTACTTCTACCGGATGAGCGGCTTCGTTGCGGCGGGTAGCAGTCAGGAAAGCACGGCCGGATTGGTTCTCGAGGATAAAGTCGCGGGCGAATTTACCCTGCTGAATATCAGACAACACTTCTTTCATAGCTTTCTTGGTCTCAGCAGTAATGATGCGTGGTCCAGTTACATAGTCACCGTATTCCGCAGTGTTACTGATGGAATCGCGCATGCTGGACAATCCGCCTTCATATACCATGTCAACGATCAGCTTCAGTTCATGCAAGCACTCGAAGTAAGCCATCTCAGGAGCATATCCGGCTTCAGTCAATGTCTCGAAGCCAGCCTTGATCAGCTCGGACACACCGCCGCAGAGGACAGCCTGTTCACCGAACAGATCCGTTTCAGTCTCTTCACGGAAGGAGGTTTCGATGACTCCCGCACGGGTACAGCCGATGCCTTTAGCATACGCCAGACCGATAGCCTTGGCATTGCCGGTTGCATCCTGTTCAATAGCAATCAGGCCGGGAACGCCGAAGCCTTCAACATAAGTACGGCGTACCATGTGTCCCGGGGATTTAGGAGCTACCAGGAGCACATCGGCATCCTTAGGAGCTACGATTTGTCCGAAATGTACGTTGAAGCCGTGGGAGAACATCAGAGCCGCACCATTCTTAAGGTTCGGTTCGATATCGTTCTTATATACAGATGCCTGTGTTTCGTCCGGCATAAGAATCTGCACCACATCTGCACGTGATACCGCTTCTGCTACAGACAATACTTCAAAC
The window above is part of the Paenibacillus sp. FSL H8-0048 genome. Proteins encoded here:
- a CDS encoding zf-HC2 domain-containing protein, which codes for MNCSTVKEWMPHYIDGQLSPEAQQAIYLHTLTCPGCAEWLEEARGLAAMWSEMEAGLDFNGQEPVLPHDFPDLTGDVMARIGQLENGRRERIVKSTMTRRRTTRGTSWMHYGVAVGLTFLLLQLGVFENLAYGITEINGHMSTSVSSWFGPR
- a CDS encoding RNA polymerase sigma factor is translated as MEETEWINAVLSGEHQTFGNLVTRYQGMVYSVCIKITGEAESAKDMAQEVFIKAYKALPTFRGQSSFSTWLYRIAYRTCLDWKRANDREWRHRSAADYTENDWVTSQTPEQAVLRKEASRELGENLNSLAEPYRSVVQLYYFQRHSYQEIAEQKGISVKTVESQLYRARQMMRKSGEEWR
- a CDS encoding response regulator, whose translation is MIQALLVDDERLALMKLKMMLEELTTINVIAAYTDPSEAVNAAPLLRPDVIFLDIDMPEMNGVQAAEAMQRLCPQASIVFVTAHNSYAIEAFELYALDYVLKPVQRGRLLKTIERLEERVSQAQEDSRKPAQTVMIRSFQSLRFELGGQPLPNIRWRTTKAQELFAYLFHNRNRFVSKDTLTDLLWPDFNLKKASTHLYTTIYQVRQCLKQAEIDLQISNASGGEGYTLETGSLLIDSYEWEKGILTQDAINKDNYEEHQRLFDFYSGDYLSDYDYLWAEGERQRLRTIWLHHAMTIAEFYVSSGRIPEAVTVYQRVVQLQPYFEQGHLGLMKVYDSIGERSAVEEQYHTLTALLKRELGVKPPASIKRWYEEWKHLNLRSM
- a CDS encoding SpaA isopeptide-forming pilin-related protein, which encodes MKKKTIGAWLVVVMLITQFANGFGFMTKVKADGTDSIITSVTMAVYENGTQVTDSVYKLDSEVKVGLTFKLPVTDPDTGAHGYKGGDTFVYQLPSQLAIDKNYSGKLLYDGVESGSIGTYAVGTDNKVVLTFNSEIEGLFNVGGTFNVTSKLSSTKVTGTTTQELLFPIAGNLNNTIVIKVHPKGGTSITKDGIPQPQKYNPSSILWTVDVNTVQDEVYKAVVTDSLLAGLELDLSSIEVYKLAVDVQGNTSQQGKISSDQYDASGSTASSLNLKFTNTITDAYRVKFSTKITDTAVKSFTNTAKLTGEGIDKSSSKTVDIVRGLPLKKTAGNFDPADETIPWEIQFNYNEQTITSANAVLLDYFNDSQKLVEGSLVVYKIQLDQDGKEVGSGTPINEGPDYTLTSPLTDKTGKTGFKLQFNNDINTAYKIKYKTKVKDRVYGYTETIRNDVTYNGETKWATRDINQRIVEKKVADVDYLNKTVKWTIEVNKDSKVMKNLVLKDTFDNGGLKLIEPITITSTPAINSSDYTITPNGTDYAQGAGFTITFSKAIDKPFTVTYSTSFDYYKLQSGATSFKNTAQLDWKDANDKDHTIKGDATFNPRDEVKNNGKKTGVYDVNTKQLTWTVGANYNKRVLAAGATLVDTIPEGQKATSVTAVVYKMNYGKDGEHTKGAVIDASEYTLNVTDTKLTVKFKDPVDYAFYVVFSTEFIGSDVNKEQVKNTATLYDKDNKAVSEPLEVTVTIPKGGQYVAKGFTQDNNDQTLLNWKVVINANQSVVKNVKLVDKPSANQVLLPDSFHLFETTVDQQGNAGNQGYELKKDVDYTLTFKTGTDGKESFELVFLNTISKPYILTYQTVVTEAGNNVQLKNEISFSGDGVSQITKPVTSDKSIQIVDTSGTGSGVKGSLIVTKTNQAGDEKLKGAEFALSRIIGTELKETQKQTSAEDGTLTFTNLKAGKYVLKETKAPVGYSLDSSEIKVTINSSTAVQLTVKNDFFGSLKLTKMDVNDSSKKLEGAVFELFNSQGALVGTKTTDAKGELEFTKLKGGEYTLKEKTAPAGYVLDSKVINVTIDPSQEKKVTVTNALIPAEVFGSLKITKIAQEDAGKKLKDAEFGLYDSTKKLVTSGKTDADGVLEFKSLKLGTYTLKELTAPVGYVLDETEHTVTIDSGVQKILAPITNKQIPAEVFGSLKLTKVAEQDTSKKLEGAEFALYDSAKKLVASGKTDADGVLEFKSLKLGTYTLKELTAPAGYVLNATEQTVTINSGVQKVLAPITNKLIPVEILGSLKVTKVAGEDTNKKLAGAEFGLYDSAKKLVVSGKTDANGELVFTSLKLGNYILKEITAPEGYVLSVTEHPVTIDSGVQKVLLPITNQKVTTPPAESTPTPTPVTPTATPKPVTEPTATPVPTSPPVYYTPTPVPSSIPGVIGTPTPTPSVTPAPTATPAASSTPGVTATPQVTPAVTPEQPGTVSTPTPQATQVTTIEEVPIDGEIPLGGIPSIGEEPAHGTVTITPDGKWTYTPDPGYTGKDKFTIVVTDEDGNEEEITIEVGVDEVPKGTVTEPTDKGNNSGLPGKLPQTGEESPLPLYLTGGGLIILGFVLSRRFNARKKM
- a CDS encoding 2-isopropylmalate synthase yields the protein MRKIYVFDTTLRDGEQSPGVNLNTREKVEIAYQLEKLGIDRMEAGFPAASPGDLAAVNAVARAVKNVTVIGLSRSRESDIDAVKEALQGAQDPCIHIFLATSPIHRQHKLRMEKSQVLETAQAAIRYAKKYFPKLEFSLEDAGRTERDFMAEMVAMAIREGANVVNIPDTVGYLNPAEYGAIFKFLKDTVPDIDRVQLSAHCHNDLGMATANTLAAIQNGADQIEGTINGIGERAGNTAIEEVALALETRSEYFGAKTSLVLSEISRTSRLVSKLTGMVVPGNKAIVGANAFAHESGIHQDGMLKEKTTYEIMTPETIGLKESKLVLGKHSGRHAFRDKLSDLGYDISEEEVNAAFAKFKDLADKKKEVSDEDILALLEEKLIDTPETFSLQTIYVTYGNEATPTAKVIIHGQDPQPIVAVAEGNGSVDAIYNAIDQATGEEVTLGDYSIKAVSRGKDAQGEVHVVLSQGEVAAQGRGLSTDILEASARAYLDALNKLIEKRKTYTKREHANL
- the ilvC gene encoding ketol-acid reductoisomerase, producing MAVTTYYEKDAELSVLKGKTIAVIGYGSQGHAQAQNLRDSGLQVVIGLREGKSFEAAKNDGFEVLSVAEAVSRADVVQILMPDETQASVYKNDIEPNLKNGAALMFSHGFNVHFGQIVAPKDADVLLVAPKSPGHMVRRTYVEGFGVPGLIAIEQDATGNAKAIGLAYAKGIGCTRAGVIETSFREETETDLFGEQAVLCGGVSELIKAGFETLTEAGYAPEMAYFECLHELKLIVDMVYEGGLSSMRDSISNTAEYGDYVTGPRIITAETKKAMKEVLSDIQQGKFARDFILENQSGRAFLTATRRNEAAHPVEVVGSQLREMMHWIKK